Proteins co-encoded in one Setaria viridis chromosome 9, Setaria_viridis_v4.0, whole genome shotgun sequence genomic window:
- the LOC117836081 gene encoding thioredoxin-like protein YLS8 — MSYLLPHLHSGWAVDQAILAEEERLVIIRFGHDWDETCMQMDEVLAAVAETIKNFAVIYLVDITEVPDFNTMYELYDPSTVMFFFRNKHIMIDLGTGNNNKINWALKDKQEFIDIVETVYRGARKGRGLVIAPKDYSTKYRY; from the exons ATGTCGTACCTGCTGCCGCACCTGCACTCTGGGTGGGCGGTGGACCAGGCCATCCTCGCCGAGGAGGAGCGCCTCGTCATCATCCGCTTCGGCCACGACTGGGACGAGACATGCATGCAG ATggatgaagtgctggctgcagTTGCAGAGACTATAAAGAACTTTGCGGTTATCTACCTTGTTGACATCACCGAGGTTCCTGACTTCAACACGATGTACGAGCTGTATGATCCCTCGACCGTGATGTTCTTCTTCCGGAACAAGCACATCATGATTGATCTTGGGACAGgaaacaacaacaaaatcaACTGGGCCTTGAAGGACAAGCAGGAGTTCATTGACATTGTGGAGACTGTGTACAGGGGTGCCCGGAAGGGCCGTGGTCTGGTGATTGCTCCAAAGGACTACTCCACCAAGTACCGTTACTAA
- the LOC117835341 gene encoding uncharacterized protein — MAVNVTSEKKRLSSFSAVQPPPSPPLPPPANHPWAKRPATAPPPGFPDVRQPPPKQYQRKPPGQRAPAQPQPPAPNAHRTPGPPPVDAHRARHVPPPKHPAAKKRPTVPCAFCGVLCMTAWHLKQHEKGRKHRNKVAYLAGEMNVKCPVCDVHLSGALNVEQHYAGKLHAWRVKLSGGP, encoded by the exons ATGGCAGTTAATGTCACCTCAGAGAAAAAAAGGTTGAGTAGCTTCTCTGCA GTACAACCACCACcgtctcctcctctgcctccaccAGCGAATCACCCATGGGCAAAGAGGCCGgccaccgcgccgcctccgGGGTTCCCGGATgttcgccagccgccgccgaagcAGTACCAGCGCAAGCCACCAGGGCAGAGGGCGCCTGCCCAGCCGCAACCACCGGCACCTAACGCCCACCGcacccccggcccgccgccggtgGACGCGCATAGGGCGCGGCACGTTCCG CCGCCGAAGCACCCGGCCGCGAAGAAGAGGCCCACCGTGCCGTGCGCCTTCTGCGGCGTGCTGTGCATGACGGCGTGGCACCTGAAGCAGCACGAGAAGGGGCGGAAGCACCGGAACAAGGTGGCCTACCTCGCCGGGGAGATGAACGTGAAGTGCCCGGTGTGCGACGTCCACCTCTCCGGCGCGCTCAACGTCGAGCAGCACTACGCCGGGAAGCTGCACGCCTGGCGGGTCAAGCTCAGCGGGGGGCCCTGA